In Corynebacterium aquatimens, one genomic interval encodes:
- the lipA gene encoding lipoyl synthase, which translates to MTVAPEGRKLLRIEKKNSQTPIESKPRWIRNAVKTGPEYEDMRRKVKGASLHTVCQEAGCPNIHECWESREATFLIGGANCSRRCDFCQINSAKPEPLDREEPQRVAESVREMQLNYSTITGVTRDDLADEGAWLYAEVVRKIHELNPHTGVENLTPDFSGKPDLLAEVFEARPEVFAHNLETVPRIFKRIRPAFRYDRSLDVIRAARDFGLITKSNLILGMGETREEVMQALVDMQSAGTDIITITQYLRPGPQFHPIERWVKPEEFIEYRDAAYEMGFAAVMSGPLVRSSYRAGKLYVEAMEFHGRELPDNLKHLAETSQGATDQEAETLLNKYGPSQETPVTSSNVRRPSVSLGMPS; encoded by the coding sequence GTGACTGTCGCACCTGAAGGCCGCAAGCTTCTTCGCATTGAGAAGAAGAACAGCCAAACCCCGATCGAGTCCAAACCCCGCTGGATCCGCAACGCGGTGAAAACCGGGCCTGAGTATGAGGACATGCGGCGCAAAGTGAAGGGCGCGTCGCTGCACACCGTGTGCCAAGAGGCTGGCTGCCCCAACATCCACGAGTGCTGGGAATCGCGCGAGGCGACCTTCCTGATCGGCGGGGCGAACTGCTCCCGCAGGTGTGACTTCTGCCAGATCAACTCAGCCAAACCGGAGCCACTGGACCGCGAAGAGCCGCAGCGCGTCGCCGAGTCCGTTCGTGAGATGCAGCTGAACTACTCCACCATCACGGGAGTAACGCGCGACGACCTTGCCGACGAAGGGGCATGGCTGTACGCCGAAGTCGTCCGCAAAATCCACGAACTGAATCCGCACACCGGCGTGGAAAACCTGACCCCTGATTTCTCCGGCAAACCGGACCTGCTCGCCGAAGTTTTTGAAGCGCGCCCCGAAGTGTTTGCGCACAACCTGGAGACCGTTCCGCGGATCTTCAAGCGCATCCGCCCAGCATTCCGGTACGACCGATCCCTGGACGTCATCCGCGCCGCCCGCGACTTCGGACTGATCACGAAATCCAACCTGATCCTCGGCATGGGCGAGACGCGTGAAGAGGTGATGCAGGCTCTCGTCGACATGCAATCCGCTGGGACGGACATCATCACGATTACCCAGTACCTGCGCCCCGGACCGCAGTTCCACCCCATCGAGCGCTGGGTGAAGCCGGAGGAGTTCATCGAATACCGCGACGCCGCCTACGAGATGGGCTTCGCCGCCGTCATGTCCGGCCCCTTGGTACGTTCCTCCTACCGCGCCGGCAAACTCTACGTCGAGGCCATGGAATTCCACGGCCGCGAACTGCCGGACAACCTCAAACACCTAGCTGAAACCTCTCAGGGCGCCACTGACCAGGAGGCGGAAACCCTTCTTAACAAATACGGTCCTTCGCAGGAAACACCCGTCACGTCGTCCAACGTCCGGCGACCCTCCGTATCCCTGGGCATGCCGAGCTAG
- a CDS encoding glycine cleavage system aminomethyltransferase GcvT: MPNSPLHAAHETLNATFTDFGGWTMPLKYGKELDEHRAVREGVGIFDLSHMGEIEVKGPDAGAYLDHVLISSLSNLKVGKAKYSMIVADNGGILDDLITYKFADDHFLVVPNAANTGVVWAAFEARVGDFDVEITNQSEEIALVAVQGPGALEVLTPLLDGNPDDLAYYSGAWMNLSTSDKSSAESNGQNESEASDKSSVESNGQNEFSAANVEVFVARTGYTGEDGFELFCMFADAQAVWDAVIDHGVPCGLASRDSLRLEASMPLYGHELTADITPVEAGMGRAFAKKEADFVGKQALVGREPTVVIAGLTSDQRRAAREGSAIYLTSGDDSDQRIGTVTSGQPSPTLGHPVALAHIDPAHAEVGTEVEIDVRGKRYPFTIVETPFYKRKAI, encoded by the coding sequence ATGCCGAATTCCCCCCTCCACGCAGCGCACGAAACGCTAAACGCCACCTTCACCGACTTCGGCGGTTGGACCATGCCGCTGAAATACGGCAAGGAGCTCGACGAACACCGCGCCGTGCGCGAAGGCGTGGGCATCTTCGACCTGTCCCACATGGGCGAAATCGAGGTCAAAGGCCCTGACGCAGGCGCGTACCTCGACCACGTTCTCATTTCGTCTCTTTCCAATCTTAAGGTTGGAAAGGCCAAGTACTCCATGATCGTCGCTGATAACGGCGGCATCCTGGACGACCTGATCACCTACAAGTTCGCCGATGACCACTTCCTGGTCGTCCCCAACGCCGCCAACACCGGCGTCGTATGGGCAGCGTTCGAAGCACGCGTGGGTGACTTCGACGTCGAAATCACAAACCAGAGCGAAGAGATCGCACTCGTCGCGGTACAAGGCCCCGGTGCACTGGAGGTTCTCACGCCGCTTCTCGACGGAAACCCAGACGACCTCGCCTACTACTCCGGCGCGTGGATGAACCTTTCCACCTCGGATAAATCCTCGGCGGAAAGTAACGGCCAAAACGAATCCGAGGCCTCGGATAAATCCTCGGTGGAAAGTAACGGCCAAAACGAATTCTCGGCGGCAAATGTCGAGGTCTTCGTTGCGCGTACCGGCTACACCGGCGAGGACGGCTTCGAGCTGTTCTGCATGTTCGCCGACGCCCAGGCCGTGTGGGACGCAGTCATCGACCACGGTGTCCCCTGCGGTCTCGCATCCCGCGACTCGCTGCGCTTGGAGGCCTCCATGCCTCTCTACGGCCACGAACTCACCGCCGATATCACCCCCGTCGAAGCCGGCATGGGGCGGGCCTTCGCCAAGAAGGAGGCTGATTTCGTCGGCAAGCAAGCGCTCGTTGGGCGCGAACCTACCGTCGTCATCGCGGGCCTGACCTCCGACCAACGCCGCGCCGCGCGCGAAGGCTCCGCGATCTACCTCACCTCAGGCGACGACAGCGACCAGCGCATCGGCACGGTCACCTCCGGTCAGCCATCCCCGACGCTCGGCCACCCCGTCGCGCTTGCGCACATCGACCCCGCACACGCCGAAGTTGGAACTGAAGTAGAAATCGACGTACGCGGCAAGCGCTATCCGTTTACCATTGTTGAGACCCCCTTCTACAAGCGAAAGGCCATCTAA
- the lipB gene encoding lipoyl(octanoyl) transferase LipB, whose amino-acid sequence MTRTSDSIRASDAAVEVRHLGLVDYVETWEMQADLAKRRAAGEIVDTLLVLQHPNTYTAGKRTQPEDLPDNDQPVVTVDRGGRITWHGEGQIVVYPIVKLADPVDVLDFVRRVEEAMIRTVRELGVTKATRVDGRSGVWIPADSPAADPRAFPGERKVAQLGIRVTHGVTMHGLAINCNNTLDYFNHIVACGIADAGVTTLSLELGRDVTPEEVTDPLIAHLTHTLDHGL is encoded by the coding sequence ATGACTCGCACTAGCGACTCCATTCGAGCCTCAGATGCCGCCGTAGAGGTGCGGCATCTGGGGCTCGTGGATTATGTAGAGACGTGGGAAATGCAGGCCGATCTTGCGAAACGGCGTGCGGCTGGGGAGATCGTCGATACGCTTCTTGTGCTCCAGCACCCCAACACGTACACCGCGGGCAAGCGCACGCAGCCCGAGGATCTGCCCGACAACGACCAGCCAGTCGTCACCGTTGACCGCGGCGGGCGCATCACGTGGCACGGCGAGGGACAGATTGTGGTCTACCCGATTGTGAAGCTCGCCGACCCGGTTGACGTGTTGGACTTCGTGCGGCGCGTCGAGGAAGCGATGATCCGCACCGTGCGCGAGCTGGGCGTCACCAAAGCCACGCGTGTCGACGGCCGGTCTGGTGTCTGGATTCCCGCCGACTCCCCCGCCGCCGACCCACGCGCATTCCCCGGCGAGCGCAAAGTGGCGCAGCTGGGCATCCGCGTCACCCACGGCGTGACCATGCACGGGCTGGCGATCAACTGCAACAACACGCTCGACTACTTCAACCACATCGTGGCGTGTGGCATCGCAGACGCTGGCGTGACCACCCTGTCGCTTGAGCTTGGGCGCGATGTCACGCCCGAGGAGGTTACTGACCCGCTGATCGCGCACCTCACGCACACCCTTGACCACGGTCTGTGA
- the gcvH gene encoding glycine cleavage system protein GcvH, with product MSQTALPADFSYSEDHEWVNAAADAIAGETVRVGITSVATERLGEIVFAELPEVGDAVTAGETCGEVESTKSVSDLYSPVTGTVTAVNDALEDNYEVINNDPFGDGWLFEVEVDEAGPLMTADEYAAANGVN from the coding sequence ATGTCCCAGACTGCTCTTCCTGCAGATTTCTCCTACTCCGAAGACCACGAGTGGGTCAACGCAGCCGCTGACGCCATTGCGGGTGAAACCGTACGCGTTGGCATCACCTCCGTGGCCACCGAGCGCCTCGGCGAAATCGTCTTCGCTGAACTGCCCGAGGTCGGCGACGCCGTCACCGCCGGCGAGACCTGCGGTGAGGTCGAGTCCACCAAGAGCGTGTCTGACCTCTACTCCCCCGTCACCGGCACCGTCACCGCCGTCAACGACGCACTCGAGGACAACTACGAGGTCATCAACAACGACCCGTTCGGCGACGGCTGGCTCTTCGAGGTCGAGGTCGACGAAGCAGGCCCGCTGATGACCGCCGACGAGTACGCGGCAGCGAACGGCGTAAACTAA